The Candidatus Hydrogenedentota bacterium genome includes a window with the following:
- a CDS encoding GNAT family N-acetyltransferase, with translation MPIREAHRDEFDAIWPFFHEIVAAGESYPYPQDMTREEGCQKWFGESQKVFVFEENSEILGTYAIKPNAPGLGGHVCNCGYMVAPAARGRGVASALCMHSQETAVQLGFKAMQYNLVVSTNDQAVRLWQKLGLEIVGRLPKGFHHPRHGYVDALIMYKWLGD, from the coding sequence ATGCCGATACGCGAAGCCCACCGCGACGAATTCGACGCCATCTGGCCCTTTTTCCACGAAATCGTCGCTGCGGGGGAGTCGTATCCCTACCCGCAAGACATGACCCGCGAAGAGGGATGCCAGAAGTGGTTTGGCGAGTCGCAGAAAGTCTTCGTCTTCGAGGAAAACAGCGAAATCCTTGGTACGTACGCGATTAAGCCGAACGCGCCGGGCCTGGGAGGCCACGTCTGCAACTGCGGCTACATGGTCGCGCCCGCGGCGCGCGGCAGGGGCGTCGCCTCCGCACTCTGCATGCACTCCCAGGAAACCGCCGTCCAGCTGGGGTTCAAGGCCATGCAGTACAACCTCGTCGTCTCCACCAACGATCAAGCGGTCCGCCTCTGGCAGAAACTAGGCCTGGAAATCGTCGGGCGCCTGCCGAAGGGATTTCACCACCCGCGCCACGGCTATGTCGACGCGCTGATCATGTACAAGTGGCTGGGTGACTGA
- a CDS encoding type II toxin-antitoxin system VapC family toxin, with protein MIAFDTCVLVRFLADDDPAQADMAESLMRDNVVFLPRTVLLETEWVLRSRYGKRRDELLPFFQLLSQLDNVVLEDSEGFERAIAWYEMGADFADAMHLAASGNAVMHTFDQNFCKGAMQSGETPRVAYLRSQAHAD; from the coding sequence ATGATTGCTTTTGACACGTGCGTGCTGGTGCGCTTTCTTGCCGACGACGATCCGGCGCAGGCCGATATGGCCGAGTCCTTGATGCGGGACAATGTCGTCTTTCTTCCACGCACGGTTCTTCTTGAGACTGAATGGGTCTTGCGTTCGCGCTACGGCAAGCGCCGGGATGAACTACTGCCCTTCTTCCAATTGTTATCTCAACTCGACAATGTTGTGCTGGAGGATTCGGAGGGTTTCGAGCGGGCTATCGCGTGGTACGAGATGGGCGCGGATTTCGCAGACGCCATGCACCTGGCCGCCAGTGGAAATGCCGTGATGCACACCTTCGATCAGAACTTCTGCAAGGGGGCCATGCAATCTGGGGAAACGCCACGGGTGGCGTATTTGCGTTCTCAAGCGCATGCGGATTGA
- a CDS encoding helix-turn-helix transcriptional regulator, which yields MKNTFESDMTEMLILHAISPGDATGYDVSQQVIERSRGQFELLEGALYPVLHRMEREGLLASYWVLHRPGCRRKFYRITPEGQMLLESRREQWREFSVGVNGVLGAPLAGGLMSAHGALLSTLSTLSTLSTLSTLSTLSTPSTPSTPSTPSTATGTRL from the coding sequence ATGAAAAATACGTTTGAAAGCGACATGACGGAGATGTTGATTCTCCACGCCATCAGCCCGGGCGATGCCACGGGCTACGACGTCTCACAGCAGGTGATCGAGCGGTCTCGCGGTCAATTCGAACTGCTGGAAGGCGCGCTGTACCCCGTGCTCCACCGCATGGAGCGGGAGGGACTGCTCGCGTCGTATTGGGTGCTGCACCGGCCGGGTTGCCGCCGGAAGTTCTACCGCATCACGCCCGAGGGCCAGATGCTGCTGGAGTCGCGGCGCGAACAATGGCGTGAATTCTCCGTGGGCGTCAACGGTGTCCTGGGCGCGCCGCTGGCCGGCGGACTCATGAGCGCCCACGGCGCTCTTTTGTCCACCCTGTCCACCCTGTCCACCCTGTCCACCCTGTCCACCCTGTCCACCCTGTCCACCCCGTCCACCCCGTCCACCCCGTCCACCCCGTCCACAGCGACAGGTACGCGGCTATGA
- a CDS encoding DUF2442 domain-containing protein, which yields MYKVIEVMPQDGYKLLLAFDNGDSGTVDLAPLAGKGVFAAWNDPEVFRAVQIGPLGELAWADEIDLCPDALYLEATGKRPEDVFPAAQFHADLRIGMPVARQMLV from the coding sequence ATGTACAAAGTGATAGAAGTCATGCCGCAGGATGGATACAAACTCTTGTTGGCCTTTGATAATGGCGATAGCGGCACCGTCGATCTCGCACCCCTGGCGGGAAAGGGCGTTTTCGCCGCCTGGAACGATCCCGAGGTATTCCGCGCGGTCCAGATCGGCCCCTTGGGCGAACTCGCGTGGGCCGATGAGATCGACTTATGTCCCGATGCGCTCTATCTGGAAGCCACTGGGAAGCGTCCGGAAGATGTCTTTCCCGCAGCCCAATTTCATGCGGACCTACGTATTGGGATGCCGGTAGCCCGTCAGATGCTGGTCTAA
- a CDS encoding AAA family ATPase: MISEIRLEDFKSYGSATLSFSPLTLFIGANASGKSNALEAIRLLSSLAKGSRLDDIERDINGAGSVFRGKAEGIFRHGTAKMALECIIYDRNNNWTLLSLGIGIVSQHLTLVSERLYNVDANLPLYELKQTANDYTDEVSVAYNNFKTGGNKPRIPCTDKQAIFYQLQTPARFGYSDKKSRELIPEVTNDLREALQKIVFLDPNPARMRGYAEISANVMEEDARNLSAVLFQICNIDTAQEKEDLLGFVRSLPEQDIARIDFIKTERNDVMVKLVETFGGKELAHDAASLSDGTLRVLAVAATLLTAERGSLVVIEELDNGVHPSRASMLIDQIRGVSQKRGLKVLLTTHNPALLDALPDDALGDVLFCYRDPETGFSSIKKLHDLQRFPELVARGPIGRLMTDRILESFVKDPTTAKERKEKALEWVEALGGG, from the coding sequence GTGATCAGCGAAATCAGACTGGAGGACTTCAAGAGCTACGGCAGTGCCACCCTGTCCTTTTCGCCGTTGACGCTATTTATCGGCGCGAACGCTTCGGGTAAGAGCAATGCTCTCGAAGCGATTCGCCTTCTCTCGTCCCTCGCCAAGGGAAGCCGATTGGATGATATTGAGCGTGATATCAATGGGGCGGGTTCCGTGTTTCGCGGCAAAGCCGAAGGCATTTTTCGTCATGGAACCGCGAAAATGGCTTTGGAATGCATAATCTATGATCGGAACAACAATTGGACCCTTCTGTCACTGGGAATAGGCATTGTCAGCCAGCATTTGACGCTTGTATCGGAGCGATTGTACAACGTCGATGCGAATCTGCCGTTGTATGAGTTGAAGCAAACGGCAAATGACTACACGGATGAAGTGTCTGTTGCCTACAATAATTTCAAGACCGGCGGCAACAAACCACGCATTCCGTGCACGGACAAGCAGGCTATATTTTATCAGCTTCAAACGCCGGCCCGCTTTGGGTATTCGGACAAGAAATCGCGGGAATTGATCCCCGAAGTGACCAACGATTTGCGTGAGGCGCTTCAAAAGATTGTCTTTCTCGATCCAAACCCTGCCCGTATGCGGGGTTATGCCGAAATCTCGGCGAACGTGATGGAGGAGGATGCCAGGAATCTTTCCGCAGTTCTTTTCCAGATCTGCAACATCGACACGGCTCAGGAAAAAGAAGATCTACTGGGATTCGTCCGCTCCCTGCCCGAGCAGGACATTGCCCGCATCGACTTCATCAAGACTGAACGAAACGACGTTATGGTGAAGCTCGTGGAGACTTTCGGGGGTAAGGAACTCGCGCACGATGCGGCATCGCTCTCCGACGGGACACTCCGCGTGTTGGCGGTGGCGGCGACGTTGCTGACCGCGGAACGGGGCTCCTTGGTGGTCATCGAGGAACTCGATAACGGCGTGCATCCCAGCCGCGCGTCAATGTTGATCGATCAGATTCGAGGCGTGTCCCAGAAGAGGGGGCTGAAGGTGCTGTTGACGACGCACAATCCTGCTCTGCTCGATGCCCTTCCGGACGATGCGCTGGGAGACGTGCTTTTCTGTTATCGCGACCCGGAGACGGGATTCAGCAGCATCAAGAAGCTCCACGATCTCCAGCGATTTCCCGAGCTCGTGGCAAGGGGGCCGATCGGCCGGCTCATGACAGACCGGATCCTGGAGAGTTTTGTTAAAGATCCTACGACGGCGAAGGAGCGCAAGGAAAAAGCACTCGAATGGGTGGAGGCCCTGGGAGGGGGTTGA
- a CDS encoding exo-alpha-sialidase — protein MPSITLQDTSLIYRNPRPHVRSAHAYFPSLAALDNGDLLCTGVLGEAFEAHNCRTHVFRSTDRGATWTHEGPIYPGPPHPLMSDFSRITALGGGKVVAMMVRQDRRHLPNDGLANPETMGFAPGEVLLLRSADYGKTWSAPVRQTPPLEGPEFELCAPINVLPDGRWVWSTSTWFDWAGNCPNGLRLVGWVSEDEGQTWSSYMDVMREDGNRTFFWESKIIALPDGRLLANAWVYDDIAKADRPNQYALSSDGGATWTPPLSTGLQGQTMTPIALDDGRVLSVYRRTDEPGLWANLSRFDGDEWVNETATPIWGQRAAGLTANTGNMADNFAVLRFGAPCLVKLDDRVVYGAFWCYEDCVSVLRWFTLKVG, from the coding sequence ATGCCGTCCATCACCCTGCAAGACACCAGCCTAATCTACCGCAACCCCCGGCCCCACGTCCGCAGTGCCCACGCTTATTTCCCGTCCCTCGCCGCCCTGGACAACGGCGATCTCCTCTGCACGGGGGTGCTCGGCGAGGCCTTCGAGGCGCACAACTGCCGCACGCACGTCTTCCGCTCCACGGATCGCGGCGCAACGTGGACCCACGAAGGCCCCATCTACCCCGGGCCGCCGCACCCGCTGATGTCGGACTTCTCGCGTATCACCGCCCTGGGCGGCGGCAAGGTCGTGGCCATGATGGTGCGCCAGGATCGGCGCCACCTGCCCAATGATGGCTTGGCCAATCCGGAGACCATGGGTTTCGCGCCGGGCGAGGTGCTGCTGCTGCGCTCGGCGGACTACGGCAAGACCTGGAGCGCGCCCGTGCGCCAGACGCCGCCGCTGGAGGGGCCGGAATTTGAGCTGTGCGCGCCCATCAACGTCCTGCCAGATGGCCGCTGGGTGTGGAGCACCTCGACGTGGTTTGATTGGGCCGGGAATTGCCCCAACGGCCTGCGCCTCGTGGGCTGGGTCTCGGAAGACGAGGGCCAGACCTGGTCCAGCTACATGGACGTGATGCGCGAGGACGGCAACCGTACCTTCTTCTGGGAATCCAAGATCATCGCGCTGCCCGACGGTCGCCTCCTCGCCAATGCCTGGGTATACGACGACATCGCGAAGGCGGACCGACCCAACCAGTACGCCCTCAGCAGCGACGGCGGCGCCACCTGGACCCCGCCCCTATCCACCGGCCTCCAGGGCCAGACCATGACCCCCATCGCCCTCGACGACGGCCGCGTCCTCAGCGTCTACCGCCGCACCGACGAACCCGGCCTCTGGGCCAACCTCAGCCGCTTCGACGGCGACGAATGGGTCAACGAGACGGCAACGCCTATCTGGGGACAGCGCGCCGCCGGACTCACCGCAAACACGGGCAACATGGCCGACAACTTCGCCGTACTCCGCTTCGGCGCCCCCTGCCTGGTGAAGCTGGACGATCGCGTGGTCTACGGCGCGTTCTGGTGCTACGAAGACTGCGTGTCCGTGCTGCGGTGGTTTACGCTGAAGGTGGGGTAG